The Pseudomonas asiatica genome has a segment encoding these proteins:
- a CDS encoding MetQ/NlpA family ABC transporter substrate-binding protein — translation MKKLLAVVAAVAAFSAHAESLTVAATPVPHAEILNFVKPALAKEGVELKVKEFTDYIQPNVQVAEKRLDANFFQHQPYLDEFNKAKGTNLVSVAGVHIEPLGVYSTKIKKLDELSSGATVVIPNDATNGGRALLLLDKAGVIKLKDNKNILSTVKDVAENPKSLKFRELEAATIPRVLTQVDAALINTNYALEAKLNPEKDALVIEGSDSPYVNILVARPDNKDSDAMKKLAAALHSPEVKQFINEKYKGAVVPAF, via the coding sequence ATGAAGAAGCTGCTTGCTGTTGTCGCCGCTGTCGCGGCCTTCTCGGCCCACGCCGAGTCCCTGACCGTTGCCGCTACCCCGGTACCGCACGCCGAGATCCTCAACTTCGTCAAACCTGCACTGGCGAAAGAGGGCGTGGAACTGAAGGTCAAGGAATTCACCGACTACATCCAGCCGAACGTGCAGGTGGCCGAAAAGCGCCTGGACGCCAACTTCTTCCAGCACCAGCCGTACCTGGATGAGTTCAACAAGGCCAAGGGCACCAACTTGGTGAGCGTTGCCGGCGTGCACATCGAGCCGCTGGGCGTGTACTCGACCAAGATCAAGAAGCTGGACGAGCTGTCCTCCGGCGCCACCGTGGTCATCCCCAACGACGCCACCAACGGCGGCCGCGCGCTGCTGCTGCTGGACAAGGCCGGTGTGATCAAGCTGAAGGACAACAAGAACATCCTGTCCACCGTGAAGGATGTTGCCGAGAACCCGAAAAGCCTGAAGTTCCGTGAGCTGGAAGCAGCCACCATCCCGCGCGTGCTGACCCAGGTCGATGCTGCCCTGATCAACACCAACTACGCGCTGGAAGCCAAGCTGAACCCGGAGAAAGACGCTCTGGTCATCGAAGGCAGCGACTCGCCTTACGTGAACATCCTGGTTGCCCGCCCGGACAACAAGGACTCGGACGCCATGAAAAAGCTGGCTGCTGCGCTGCACTCGCCTGAGGTGAAGCAGTTCATCAACGAGAAGTACAAAGGCGCTGTGGTTCCGGCGTTCTGA
- a CDS encoding methionine ABC transporter permease, producing the protein MDALNFFANVDWAEIWLASVDTMIMLFGSLFFTVLLGLPLGVLLFLCGPKQMFEQKGVYALLSLIVNILRSLPFIILLIVMIPITVLITGTSLGVAGAIPPLVVGATPFFARLVETALREVDRGIIEATQSMGATTRQIITSALLPEARPGIFAAITVTAITLVSYTAMAGVVGAGGLGDLAIRFGYQRFQTDVMVVTVVLLLVLVQVLQSVGDKLVVHFSRK; encoded by the coding sequence ATGGACGCCCTGAATTTCTTTGCCAACGTCGACTGGGCCGAAATCTGGCTGGCCAGCGTCGACACCATGATCATGCTGTTCGGCTCGCTGTTCTTCACCGTGCTGCTCGGCCTGCCACTGGGCGTGCTGCTGTTCCTGTGCGGGCCGAAACAGATGTTCGAGCAGAAGGGTGTGTATGCGCTGCTGTCGCTGATCGTCAACATCCTGCGCTCGCTGCCGTTCATCATCCTGCTGATCGTGATGATCCCGATCACCGTGCTGATCACCGGCACTTCGCTGGGCGTCGCCGGCGCCATTCCGCCGCTGGTGGTAGGTGCCACGCCGTTCTTCGCCCGCCTGGTGGAAACCGCCCTGCGTGAAGTGGACCGCGGCATCATCGAAGCCACCCAGTCGATGGGCGCCACCACCCGCCAGATCATCACCAGCGCACTGCTGCCGGAGGCCCGCCCGGGCATCTTCGCCGCCATTACCGTGACCGCCATCACCCTGGTGTCGTACACCGCCATGGCCGGTGTGGTCGGTGCCGGCGGCCTGGGCGACCTGGCCATCCGCTTCGGCTACCAGCGTTTTCAGACCGACGTGATGGTCGTCACCGTGGTGCTGTTGCTGGTACTGGTTCAAGTCCTGCAGAGCGTGGGCGACAAACTGGTCGTGCATTTTTCCCGTAAGTAA
- a CDS encoding methionine ABC transporter ATP-binding protein, giving the protein MIEFQQVHKTYRVAGREIPALNPTSLTIEDGQVFGLIGHSGAGKSTMLRLINRLEEPSGGKIIVDGEDVTAFNASQLRGFRQQVGMIFQHFNLLASKTVADNVALPLTLAGELSRSEIDKRVTELLARVGLSDHARKYPAQLSGGQKQRVGIARALSTNPKILLCDEATSALDPQTTASVLQLLAEINRELKLTIVLITHEMDVIRRVCDRVAVMDAGQIVEQGSVAEVFLHPQHPTTKRFVQEDEQVDEGEQRDDFAHVPGRIVRLTFQGDATYAPLLGTVARETGVDYSILAGRIDRIKDVPYGQLTLALIGGDMEAAFARFKAADVHMEVLR; this is encoded by the coding sequence GTGATCGAGTTCCAACAGGTACACAAGACCTACCGCGTCGCCGGTAGGGAAATCCCCGCACTGAATCCGACCAGCCTGACCATCGAAGATGGCCAGGTGTTCGGCCTGATCGGCCATTCCGGCGCCGGCAAGAGCACCATGCTGCGCCTGATCAACCGCCTGGAAGAGCCTTCCGGTGGCAAGATCATCGTCGACGGCGAAGACGTTACCGCGTTCAACGCCAGCCAGCTGCGCGGTTTCCGCCAGCAGGTCGGGATGATTTTCCAGCACTTCAACCTGCTGGCCTCCAAGACCGTCGCCGACAACGTCGCCCTGCCACTGACCCTGGCCGGCGAGCTGTCGCGCAGCGAAATCGACAAGCGCGTGACCGAGCTGCTGGCCCGCGTCGGCCTTTCCGACCACGCCAGAAAGTACCCGGCGCAGCTGTCCGGTGGCCAGAAGCAGCGCGTCGGCATCGCCCGCGCCCTGTCCACCAACCCGAAGATCCTGCTGTGCGACGAGGCCACCAGCGCCCTCGACCCGCAAACCACCGCCTCGGTCCTGCAATTGCTGGCCGAAATCAACCGTGAGCTGAAGCTGACCATCGTGCTGATCACTCACGAAATGGACGTGATCCGCCGGGTCTGCGACCGCGTGGCAGTGATGGACGCCGGCCAGATCGTCGAGCAGGGCTCGGTGGCCGAGGTGTTCCTGCACCCGCAGCACCCCACCACCAAGCGCTTCGTCCAGGAAGACGAGCAGGTCGACGAAGGCGAGCAGCGGGACGACTTCGCCCATGTGCCGGGCCGTATCGTGCGCCTGACCTTCCAGGGCGATGCCACCTACGCGCCGCTGCTGGGCACCGTGGCCCGCGAAACCGGCGTGGACTACAGCATCCTCGCCGGGCGTATCGACCGCATCAAGGATGTCCCCTATGGCCAGCTCACCCTCGCCCTGATCGGCGGTGACATGGAAGCGGCGTTCGCCCGCTTCAAGGCAGCTGATGTACATATGGAGGTACTGCGTTGA